The following are encoded in a window of Megalobrama amblycephala isolate DHTTF-2021 linkage group LG19, ASM1881202v1, whole genome shotgun sequence genomic DNA:
- the spata5l1 gene encoding spermatogenesis-associated protein 5-like protein 1 yields MTYMEGLKVLPRDAVDSDTQRCRMGPTLMSRLGLRLGSPVLIRVLQGTCLCTAWPRLDLADGYLQISTQCATPDLSTQALTGLTVDPPQIKPLKCLLKLSCVTVKVFVQSPGHKRKVPEQSVQQLLQGLYVHEGHLVDLSWAKAEIRFVLVEKVNSGSQKAGLVTARTRVDVSVIQTVKHLERQRLQVSVSALGGLEDVYASLKEMITFPLRYPGTLRQLGLSCPRGLLLIGPPGVGKTLLVRCAAKDIGATLVTVNGPEVTGSRPGESEENLRRMFDQARAEAEEGPCVLLIDEIDSLCPRRTGSSGAPENRLVAQLLTLMDAIGSHEGFVIIGATNQPDALDPALRRPGRFDREVIIGVPSLLQRRSILQCVCREMPLSADVDLNAVAEMTCGYVGADLSALSREAALQAMRHSQAGASESVSMQHFLRALRHVQPSCLRSSIGATDFRPISWEQIGGLEGVKLKLKQSIEWPMRFPEAFVRLGVSRPRGVLLYGPPGCAKTTLVKAAASSSHCTFLSLSGAELFSPYVGDSEKTLAQLFAQARACAPSIVFLDEIDSMVGSRADSASSHSVQSQVLSVLLTELDGVGIRTVERRSNGRKIAQLEGGEQEEARIHQMELQEVCNKDVLIVAATNRADVLDSALLRPGRLDQIIYVPPPDLEGRLAVLQICTKGVPLHQDVCLQDLAAQTERFSGADLENLCKEAALLALREEGLDVSCVRQEYFLKALQALSPSLSPEQLKQHFPSCLY; encoded by the exons ATGACGTACATGGAGGGTCTGAAAGTTCTGCCGCGAGATGCCGTGGACTCAGACACGCAGCGCTGTCGGATGGGCCCGACTCTGATGTCCAGGTTAGGACTGAGGTTGGGCTCTCCGGTTCTGATCCGGGTTCTGCAGGGGACGTGTCTCTGCACCGCATGGCCCCGACTGGACCTCGCAGACGGATATCTGCAAATCAGCACCCAGTGTGCCACACCAGATCTCAGTACACAAGCGCTCACCGGACTCACGGTCGACCCGCCGCAAATCAAACCACTGAAATGCCTCCTGAAACTCTCCTGTGTGACTGTGAAAGTGTTTGTGCAAAGTCCGGGACACAAGAGGAAGGTTCCCGAGCAGAGCGTTCAGCAGCTGCTCCAAGGTCTTTACGTCCACGAGGGTCACTTAGTGGATCTGTCTTGGGCGAAAGCGGAGATCAGGTTTGTGTTGGTTGAGAAGGTGAACTCGGGCTCACAGAAAGCTGGTCTGGTTACAGCTAGAACCCGTGTGGACGTCAGCGTGATACAGACCGTGAAACACCTGGAGAGGCAGCGGCTCCAGGTCTCGGTGTCGGCTCTGGGCGGCTTGGAGGATGTTTACGCCTCGCTGAAGGAAATGATCACCTTTCCTTTGCGTTACCCGGGGACTCTGCGGCAGCTGGGCCTGTCGTGCCCACGAGGGCTGCTTCTGATCGGGCCGCCCGGCGTCGGGAAGACCCTTCTGGTGCGCTGCGCCGCAAAGGACATCGGGGCCACGCTAGTGACTGTGAACGGGCCGGAAGTCACGGGATCTCGACCCGGAGAGAGCGAGGAGAACCTTCGGCGGATGTTCGATCAGGCCCGGGCGGAAGCGGAGGAGGGTCCGTGCGTTCTGCTCATCGACGAGATCGACTCCCTGTGCCCGAGGCGGACGGGGAGCAGCGGCGCTCCAGAGAACCGCCTCGTCGCGCAGCTGCTGACGTTAATGGACGCCATCGGCAGTCATGAGGGTTTCGTCATCATCGGAGCCACAAACCAACCAGACGCTCTCGACCCGGCGCTCAGGAGACCCGGGAGGTTCGACAGAGAG GTGATCATCGGCGTTCCCTCGCTGCTGCAGAGGCGCAGTATTTTGCAGTGCGTGTGCCGAGAGATGCCGCTCTCCGCTGATGTCGATCTGAATGCTGTTGCTGAAATGACCTGTGGCTACGTTGGGGCGGATCTGAGCGCGCTCAGTAGAGAGGCGGCGCTGCAGGCCATGCGACACTCGCAG GCGGGAGCGAGCGAGTCGGTGTCGATGCAGCACTTCCTGCGAGCGCTGCGGCACGTGCAGCCGTCGTGTTTGAGGAGCAGCATCGGAGCGACTGACTTCAGACCCATCAGCTGGGAGCAGATCGGAGGGCTGGAGGGCGTGAAGCTCAAACTCAAACAG AGCATCGAGTGGCCCATGAGGTTTCCAGAAGCATTCGTGCGGTTGGGCGTCTCTCGGCCCAGAGGAGTGTTGCTGTACGGGCCGCCCGGCTGCGCAAAGACGACGCTGGTGAAAGCAGCAGCTTCTTCATCTCACTGCACCTTCCTCTCCCTCAGCGGAGCCGAGCTGTTCTCTCCGTACGTGGGAGACTCCGAGAAAACACTTGCACAG TTGTTTGCTCAAGCGCGTGCATGTGCGCCCTCCATCGTGTTCCTGGACGAGATCGACAGTATGGTGGGCTCTCGAGCGGACAGCGCTTCCTCTCACAGTGTGCAGTCGCAGGTTCTGTCTGTTCTGCTGACCGAGCTGGACGGGGTGGGAATTCGGACCGTGGAGAGGCGGAGCAACGGCAGAAAGATCGCTCAGTTAGAGGGAGGAGAGCAGGAGGAAGCCAGAATACATCAG ATGGAACTCCAGGAAGTGTGTAATAAGGATGTTTTGATTGTGGCTGCCACTAACAGAGCAGATGTTCTGGACAGCGCTCTGCTCAGACCCGGCCGACTCGACCAGATTATATACGTTCCTCCTCCAGACCTTGAG GGTCGTCTGGCCGTGCTGCAGATCTGCACTAAAGGCGTCCCGCTGCATCAGGACGTGTGTTTGCAGGATCTGGCTGCTCAAACAGAGCGCTTCTCTGGAGCTGATCTAGAAAACCTGTGCAAAGAG GCGGCTCTTCTGGCCCTGCGTGAGGAAGGACTCGATGTTTCCTGTGTGAGGCAGGAGTATTTTCTGAAGGCGCTTCAGGCTTTGAGTCCATCACTGAGTCCTGAACAACTTAAGCAACACTTTCCCTCATGTCTCTATTAA
- the lg19h15orf48 gene encoding normal mucosa of esophagus-specific gene 1 protein, whose product MFGGFVQMLKKRKELIPLIGFVGCAALGAATASIYFLLTKPDVILNKTRNPEPWEMLDPSKPQKLMTINQQWKPVEELELVKKLTK is encoded by the exons ATGTTCGGAGGGTTTGTTCAGATGCTCAAGAAAAGGAAGGAG TTAATTCCTTTGATTGGGTTTGTCGGTTGTGCAGCACTTGGAGCAGCGACAGCCTCGATTTACTTCTTACTGACCAAACCGGACGTCAT TTTAAACAAGACAAGAAATCCAGAGCCATGGGAGATGCTCGATCCATCGAAACCACAGAAG CTGATGACGATTAACCAGCAGTGGAAGCCGGTGGAGGAGCTGGAGCTGGTGAAGAAACTGACCAAATGA
- the slc30a4 gene encoding zinc transporter 4 — MSGSGLMGRVRSAFRRPTDSWHLSDTAAFDFSDDLEDDETPKFSQLKVVVSGEADEFPAAANGTTTLVVDDDDSLLGSSSSLVTADACDGCRRSRESDKRRKVMRKLGFAAALYFLFMIGELIGGYVANSLAIMTDALHMLTDLIGIVVSLLALWLSAKPPTYRFTFGLHRLEVLSAGISVLLIYILTGVLVNEAAQRTIHQDFTIDGDVMLITAAVGVAVNLLMGFLLNQSGHLHSHGHGHSHGSQGRGQGQGQRGHGSLAVRAAFIHALGDLVQSIGVLIAAYIVRFKPEYKLADPICTYLFSVLVLFSTFQIIRDTGIILLEGVPRHVDVSGIRADLLKLQHVECVEELKLWALTADKTAAIVHLQLVPGIVGNWEEVQANARRLLMTSHGVTHCTVQLQTQRQGAPQSCTHCLTSSA; from the exons ATGTCCGGCTCCGGCCTGATGGGTCGCGTGAGGTCGGCGTTCCGTCGGCCGACGGACAGCTGGCACCTGAGCGACACGGCGGCCTTCGACTTCTCTGACGACCTGGAGGACGACGAGACGCCCAAGTTCAGCCAGCTGAAGGTGGTGGTGTCTGGAGAGGCGGACGAGTTCCCCGCCGCCGCCAACGGGACGACGACGCTGGTGGTGGACGACGACGACTCCCTGCTGGGCTCCTCGTCGAGTCTGGTGACGGCGGACGCGTGCGACGGCTGCCGCAGGAGCAGAGAGAGCGACAAACGTAGGAAGGTGATGAGGAAGCTGGGCTTCGCCGCGGCGCTCTACTTCCTGTTCATGATCGGCGAGCTGATAG GTGGGTACGTGGCCAACAGTCTGGCCATCATGACGGACGCGCTGCACATGCTGACGGATCTGATCGGGATCGTCGTGTCGCTGCTGGCGCTCTGGCTCTCGGCAAAACCACCGACCTACAGATTCACCTTCGGCCTCCATCGGCTCG aggtGTTGTCAGCAGGTATTAGTGTGTTGCTGATCTATATTCTGACGGGTGTGTTGGTGAACGAAGCCGCACAGAGAACGATTCATCAGGACTTCACCATCGACGGAGATGTGATGCTGATCACGGCCGCGGTGGGCGTCGCCGTCAACCTGCT gaTGGGCTTCCTCCTCAATCAGTCGGGGCATCTTCATTCACACGGCCACGGCCACTCTCACGGGTCACAAGGGCGGGGTCAAGGCCAGGGTCAGCGGGGTCACGGCAGTCTGGCGGTGCGAGCGGCCTTCATCCACGCTCTGGGCGATCTGGTCCAGAGCATCGGTGTGCTCATCGCCGCGTACATCGTCAGGTTTAAG ccgGAGTATAAGCTGGCGGATCCCATCTGTACGTACCTGTTCTCCGTGCTGGTGCTGTTCAGCACATTCCAAATCATCAGAGACACCGGCATCATCCTGCTGGAGG GCGTTCCGCGTCATGTGGACGTGTCTGGCATCCGAGCGGACCTGCTGAAGCTGCAGCACGTGGAGTGTGTGGAGGAGCTGAAACTCTGGGCTCTGACGGCCGACAAAACCGCAGCCATCGTTCACCTGCAGCTCG TGCCAGGGATTGTGGGTAACTGGGAGGAAGTGCAGGCGAACGCACGACGGCTGCTGATGACGTCACACGGCGTGACACACTGTACGGTGCAGCTGCAGACGCAGAGACAGGGGGCGCCACAGTCCTGCACACACTGCCTCACATCCAGTGCCTGA
- the bloc1s6 gene encoding biogenesis of lysosome-related organelles complex 1 subunit 6 isoform X1: protein MMMMDRPEEEVNVFAVCHVMEDVMCVDEQTIQRLTDGFMSHYLPELNASKQTLQELTQNQVILLDTLEQEVTKFRECNAMIDLNALFTEAKVYHSKLVNIRKEMIVLHDKTTRLKKRALKLQQHKQKEDLEREQQRERELEREKRLIAKPAKRTGDS, encoded by the exons atgatgatgatggacagACCGGAGGAGGAAG TTAATGTGTTTGCAGTGTGTCATGTGATGGAGGACGTCATGTGTGTGGATGAACAGACCATCCAGCGACTGACGGACGGATTCATGTCTCACTATCTGCCGGAGCTGAACGCCTCCAAACAAACCCTGCAGGAACTGAC ACAAAATCAAGTTATTTTGCTGGATACGCTGGAGCAAGAAGTCACGAAATTCCGCGAGTGCAACGCCATGATTGATCTGAATGCACTG TTCACAGAGGCCAAAGTTTATCACAGCAAACTGGTGAACATTCGCAAAGAAATGATCGTTCTGCACGACAAGACGACCAGACTAAAG AAGCGAGCGCTGAAGCTGCAGCAGCACAAGCAGAAGGAAGATCTGGAGCGCGagcagcagagagagagagagctggagCGAGAGAAACGCCTCATCGCCAAACCCGCCAAACGCACTGGCGACTCCTGA
- the bloc1s6 gene encoding biogenesis of lysosome-related organelles complex 1 subunit 6 isoform X2: protein MMMMDRPEEEVCHVMEDVMCVDEQTIQRLTDGFMSHYLPELNASKQTLQELTQNQVILLDTLEQEVTKFRECNAMIDLNALFTEAKVYHSKLVNIRKEMIVLHDKTTRLKKRALKLQQHKQKEDLEREQQRERELEREKRLIAKPAKRTGDS from the exons atgatgatgatggacagACCGGAGGAGGAAG TGTGTCATGTGATGGAGGACGTCATGTGTGTGGATGAACAGACCATCCAGCGACTGACGGACGGATTCATGTCTCACTATCTGCCGGAGCTGAACGCCTCCAAACAAACCCTGCAGGAACTGAC ACAAAATCAAGTTATTTTGCTGGATACGCTGGAGCAAGAAGTCACGAAATTCCGCGAGTGCAACGCCATGATTGATCTGAATGCACTG TTCACAGAGGCCAAAGTTTATCACAGCAAACTGGTGAACATTCGCAAAGAAATGATCGTTCTGCACGACAAGACGACCAGACTAAAG AAGCGAGCGCTGAAGCTGCAGCAGCACAAGCAGAAGGAAGATCTGGAGCGCGagcagcagagagagagagagctggagCGAGAGAAACGCCTCATCGCCAAACCCGCCAAACGCACTGGCGACTCCTGA